In the Canis aureus isolate CA01 chromosome 36, VMU_Caureus_v.1.0, whole genome shotgun sequence genome, tttggTTACATATGCTGACATTTTCTGTATTGAGGATGTGGGTGAGTAAATGGCCTTTTACATTTCTGTGCAAGAAGCTTTGAGTCATTCTCCTGAAGAACTGTTCATTTGCTTACTGATTCATTCATTGGAGTTCCTAGAGGGGCAAAGGGGGTGGAGGTTACTTACTATTTGTAGATTGAATTCACTTATCAGCTCCGTGTTAGGCACATTGAGAAGCACATTACAACATAACGACTGAGAAGGCCCCGCCTTCAAGGCAAGTAAACCTTACCTAACAGGAACAGTTAtttattctgtctctctctttgtagCTCAGACTAGGCTATAAACTTGTTTATTGCTAAGcaactcttggtttttatttattctgaaatattATAGAAACTAGGAAATTTGTGACCGACatagaacttaattttttatttatttatttatctatctatttatttatttatttacttacttatttatttattaaggaggAAAACATGGGGCCTGGGAGAAGTTTGCGTCATTACCAGTGTCCTGGGGTAGGAAAACAAGTAACTTAGTACGCAGTGACATTTCAGTACCACGGACAGGAACTCTTGCCTTCCCatttgcttcccctcccccatcactTAAGGGTAAGGTTTGGAGCTTATGGGATTCAAAGTCATCTCTACTGGGGTTCAAACTCAAACTCTGGTCATATTATCATTTTGTGAAAGACCTCCCTGGTTATTTGGAAAGCTATTTGGAGGctgagaatgcaaactggagaATTCTCCAGTTTGGAGAATATCGCTCAGCTATTGTCTACTTGAAAAttttaaacctttaaaatttCTATAACTGAAATAATAATACTGCCCTTTCTGAATCATTTTTAATCCAGGAAAGCTATAAAAAAATCTCATATGAATGacaacacacacagaaaagaaaatggttaaaatgatgagaacagattttttaaaaaagagattgggGTTTACAatacatgtcatttttttttgttagagtGAAAACTCCTATTGGGTGAACCATATGAGGTATGTACTTTACCATTACCAGGCCATTGTGGGTCCTGATATgctgtgaaagaaaaaatatatataaacacacacacacgtgtgtgtgtgtgtataggctAGGATAACTGGTGTTCTTGACTTTATCATAGTCTTTTCCCTAAGGACTTCTTGttaggaaggaatgagggaagaaggaagagaaagcaaagcaaagaaaaaagaaggaaaaattaattccTTGTTATATCACTTAAAAGTCTTCTATAGCTCCCAAGGCCCATAGGATTAAGATGAAATTTCTTTGCATATTATTCTTTCTAACCTGAGCCCACCTCTTTCTAGACTGCATTAGCTAACAAAGTTGTTTCTCATTCCTAAATAATTCCaattatttatgataattttctAAATCTCTGCATTTGCTAATAATATTATCTCTGCTTGGAACATGCTTCTGATCACATCCCTTCCCTATGTGGTGAAATCCATCTTTATGTTTCAAGATCCACCTTATATGTCATTCTCTATTGTGATATTTTTCCTGAGCTTCATTGTCAGAATACTCACTTCCATGCTGGTGATCTCAACTAACCTGGTTAGTAAAAATAATCAAGACAAATGATATATGTAACATACCAGCACATTGCATGGCACATAATAGATGGGTGCTGAATACAAAATTACAAACTGAATTAATGTTCTGACAGacttatcactattttttatatattatatataatgcatgaatatataatgtaaattagatcactccattttttaaaaaaatcatatttgtgCATTAGAGATGGGAAAACAAGTCTCAGAACGTTGACAGGGTTCCTTCTGAGAAACAGTTCCCCTCTCCAACTATAACTCTGAATTTGAGGCTGCAAAACATTCCAGTAGGCTCATTTTTATGTACTCAGATAATTTCAGTTAAATCTAATGAACAtttattcaggatcttttgtgtgTAAGGAACTGCAGCGCTGTGAAAATGTTGAAACGAGTAAGAAACCAACCCTTTCCTTCCACCCTCATCAAGAACCGACCATTCCAATGGGGATGTGCATACATGCCCCCGtgtaataataatcatcatcaaaTCACAGAAGAGCATAAGCAAAATGCTTTGGAGTCATGCAGGAGTGAGCAAACAGTTCTTTCAGATCAGGTGAGACCATGTCAGCTGAGCTTTGGAATATAGCTTCTCAGGGGGGACAGAAGGTTGTGTATGAGACATTTCAGCCAAGGGAGTAAGTAACATGAGCAATATTAGTTGTGCTCAAACACTTGTTACTCACTTAGCTTCAGTTCACCCGTACTAAAATAGTTAGACTGACTATATGAATATTCAACCAACCTTTGGTTAAAACTAAAGAGAAATCACAGATGGGTAGGCACATACCGCACGGTTCATGCATGGAGATGGGAATACCAACCAAATTCAGGGTCTGTAACTCACAATGGCTGGAGCACAAAGTCAGCAGAGGAATTGATGAGAGacaaaaccatgaaagaaaaacaggagcAAATTGTGGTTCTTATTATGCCTTTTTAATGCTTTTGAATTGGGAATGAGGGGTATCTTATTTAggtaaatctttaataaaactgTCAACTTACTAGAAGATCAAGGTTATCATTcatcttttgaaaagaaataatggcACATTTCTTCAAGTCATAAAGAATCCTAATACATTTGCAACATGATTTGCTTTGTAAATTTAGATTGACATGCAACTTTTCAGGAACACATGGATTGTGTGAGTGTTGCCTCACCTGCATAGTTGGAAAGTATGGTCAGAATTGTTTTTTCATCTGAAGGAAACATATTTGTTTAAGGGGCTGATTAGATgattaaaatgagatatttttagatattatttacttACACACTGAATGCTTGGGAACACTTTAACCATTGATTGCAAGAATGCAGCCTTTAAACTTATATTCCCTCTCTAGGTTCAGAGGTTGAAGGCAAAAGAGTTTCAATCATTAATTCCCTGACATCATTACACTTAGACTCCGTGTATATTTTTTTCGATGTAAGTTTAggtgttctttgtattttttttaacattttttatttttaacaaatttcagACTCCCAGAAATGTTGCAAAATAGTACAGTGTCTATATATCCCTCACTTAACTTTCTCTCACCTTATATCACCACAGTGCGGTTATCAAGACCAGCAAATTAACATTGCTTTAATACGCTAactaaactaaaaagtttcttctAATCTCAGTAGTCTTTCCACTATTGACCATTTTCTGTGCCAAGGTCCCATCCAGAGACCACACTGCAGTTAGTGattatttctctttacttttctgcAGTCTGTGACTGggtctttcttcctcctcctctttctcctcctccgtctcctcctttttttttttttttttttttttggctggtatcataaatttattttttattggtgttcaatttgtcaacatacagaataacacccagtgctcatcctgtcaagtgcccaccctagtgcccaccacccagtcacatctcctcctttttttaaatgacaatgccacttttgaagaatactgttatgcggggatccctgggtggctcagaggttgggcgcctgccttcggcccagggagtgatcctggagtcccgggatcgagtcccacatggagctccctgcatggagcctgcttctccctctgtctgcatctctgcctctctccctctgtgtctctcatgaataaataaataaaatcttaaaaaaaaaaaaaaagaagaataccGATACGCTATTTTGTTGAACAtctctcaatttgggtttgtcgtGATTCAACTGAGGTTATGCTTTTTTGGCAAGACTGCCGCAGAGACTGGGCTGTGTTCGTTCTTTGCAGTGCCTGAAACCACAGGGTTTGTGATGTGCGTATGTTATCACTGGTGATGTTGCCCTCAATCCCTTGGTCAAGGTGGCTTCTTTGTACTTTAACCCTGATGGGTAATTATCATCTGCTATTTCTGACAAATAACAAGGTAAACAGACCGTGGAATGTGGCGCTAGAAAGAGAACTTGGAAACCATCTTTTGTAAACCCTTCCTTTAACGGTTATATTCCAGAAGCTGTAAGAAGGGAACCACTTGCCCAAAGGTAACCCAGTCACTTAATGTCAGAGCAGGAACTTAGCAGTTAGGTTTCAAGGCTCCGTGTTGAATACCCTCTGAGCTTCCTGGCTGTAACTCACTTAGCCTCAGTTTTACCATACTGGAAAGGCTAAACTGACTATATGAAGATTCAGCTAACCTTTGATCGAAACTTACAGCCAGACTAAAAGAGCAGTCGCAGAGAGGTCTATACCCCATGGTTCATGGCGCCTGCTCACAGAGCTGACCAAGGCGGGAAATCAGATAAACTTCTGTATCAGCATTTCTGAAATAAAGATAATTCTCCTGGAATTCTCCACATAACACGcagggaacaacaacaaaaaacctacttgagatttttaacagaaaaaggaGATTTGTTTATTAATAATTCATGAGTTCCCATTGAACATGCACGACAGAAACAGTGCTATTCAATAGAGAATACTGTCATCTGTCACTGTTTTATTTGacatttacactttttttttcctgatactgCAAAACTTTCTTGGACGGCatgcaaaaattatataaatgaaaaaaatcccaatgtGGGGACTCTCTATCTCTTCTGTGGTGGGTTCACTCACATACATGTGTGTTCATGCAGCAACATGGCACTTTCTCACACGTTCATTAGCCCCCAAACAAGCTAATAAGAGACCCCATTGAGAAAACAGATAAGCATCCCAAATGGGCTGGTGGAAGGACCCTGTGAATAAAAAGATGGAGGGTGAGAGGGGAAGTAGGTGGGGTAGAAGAATAGATTTCTGGAAGGTAAGCATACAAATACGTGGAATGAGCAGTGAGAGCAAAAGGAAAGTAAATTATGGCTGTCGTGAAGAAAACCAACAAACATACATTGCCatgtgaaatgcaaaataaatatttataaatggcaTCACGGGAGCACCACTGGTAGGGAATATCGACATTTAGTGGAAGAGCAAGTTAGAGTTTGGAGCACCTTGCAATTTTGTGCTACTGTAAGGCTCTTGACAATCTTTCTGCTCTGTAGGTtagttattatttataaaaatcacagaaCCAGCTGATACATTCATAAGCTAATTATTGAAGCAGCTGGGTACACATGGTGCAATATGTCCAAGGCTGTGAAGTATCACAGATTTCTTGGGGCCTGCTGTGGTGGGGGTGCACTGTTGAAGGCTCCATCCCTTAATCTGATCAGCCAAGCAAACACTTTGTGGGGAAACTAGATTAATAACCCTCTAAATACCATGAATGTGCTTCATCTTCAAAACCGGGTTCCCTTAAACATGCTATTAGCTCAGCTCCATCAGGGATTTGAGGAAGTTCTCTGGTGCCCTAAGAACAGGGTCTTGTTGGCTACCTCCCTGTGCCAGAAATTAATTTGGTTTGCTTATGTCTGCACACATGATCACACTTGTGTCTAATCTGCTCCCTAATAGCTTCAAGGTCAGGACCTTGCATGTCAGTGGGCAAATTGAGCACCACACTTCTTAAAGACTGAATGGCAGACAGCACCCAGTCCATAACGAGGCCTGTAGTTTGTTCTAAGTGATTGTAATGAGTGCAGATTATAACAGCGCATATAAATCAAACGCGGCAATGGATGTTGTGCGAGACATTCCGGGTATCATAAGTGGAGATACCACTCAGCTGTCACCTGCCTCCTTTCAAGCTGCAGCTTCCCACAATGCAGTTCACTCCTCGAGCGGAACAGCAGGTGCTGTCCTCCTGAAGGTCTGGGCATCTCAGAACTTCATCTTTTAACAGacgtaggtttttgtttttattttctgttaagtGATTGGTCTCTGCTCTAGCTTCCCCCAGGAGATGTTAAACATACCTGTTTGAAACATTTGAAAGAGTTCAGTTGGAGACTTATTCAGATCTGTgaaaagatagagaaagaggAGCTTATTTTTCCACAGCTGGTTTATTTTCCATCTCAAGAAGTCTTTTCCTTTGTACAAAGAAACCCTTGAGGAAACACTTTGGGacggggagatttttttttttttttaatatcatttattttctgatgAGGCTAAAAAATGTGATTGTCTTCAGTTTTCATATAGGTTGCACCTTGAAAAGCAGCATTTACCTATCTCTCAGTTGActtgaaaaaaaagtctatgaaaaTGCTTGGAAAAAACATTTCCAAGCAAATGATTCGATATCTTGTTTTCATTCTTCCTAACCCTCTAACTCTCCCCAGCTCCCAGTTTATTGCAAGAAAAGATCAGGTCTGCGCAAATGTGGCCTCTCACTTGTAAAAACAAGGCAGTGTTGTGTTACAGATTAGTTTATAAATCCCCAGTGGCTTCACAGTTCAGTGCCTACAGCTGCTGCAGATGGGCCTGGGTTTTTGTCTCTTCGCGGTGCTGCAGCCGGCAGTTGAAGGAGAAAATGGAATGATCAGGTTATTAACATGGAGGCCGCGAGGAAGAGGCTGCACAATGAGAACAGCTGGTGTTGCTGTCTTGGCTGATGCAGCGGAGATAATCAAATCTTGCCTTTTTTTGGGTAAAGGCAGAAGACACAGTGGAGAGTTAGACAAACAACAGCTTATGATATTATATGGGGTTTTTATAATGCATGTCAGGAACTTTCATTGGCTTACAAGTTAGGATATAAAATTCGTTGAGAGTTGGggatttaatttttacaaagttatttgtatttatttatgcaccTTTTTAGAAAAATTCTTACTCCTTTGCAAGACGCGTGATGTGGGacagttcttgtttttaaaattagcgATGTAGCTTGGAAGTGATGGGTTAGAAAGCTACTGGGTAAAATATTTTGACATGAGTCAGTGAGCGATGTTGACAGCATCCtctgtattattttcatataatccATCATTATTtgcattacattttctttctcgTGCAGTTTCAAGCGAGAGAACATCCGGATGCCAGAGTTGGGAGGCACATTTGCAGGTGTGACCCGGCCAACTGCCTACCTTCCTGCAGGTGTGGCCGTGGTGGGAAAGGGATGGTTAACAGGGCCTAAAGCCCAAGGCATAAAGAGATGGAGCAAACATACAACATTTTCATGATAGCTAAGgtggtggtttttattttgtgaagTTACTAATAATTCTAAGACTATCTCCTTTCTAGAGAGTTCAATGTTGTTTACACTCAGACATTTTCCTCCTTTAGAATTCACTATGTTGTAAtacatatttgttcattttcagtCTTCTCTTTGGATGGAAACTATCCAActgggtaattttaaaaaattgtagctGAGCAacatagtttacttttttttttttttttcagagaattgGATAACTGTCATCTTGCTTGAGTATGTTTTACAAAGGGGCCTGTAAATTCATTGAGAACGTGTTCAGTAGGGAGGATGATAAGGTCATTAACAAGCGTGAAAACTCTTGGGCATTGGTGTAACCACTTCTGTGGTCACTGGTTGGTTTTCAGAGTTGCCAGGCTATTGCAGTATCTTCTTGGGTTGGTAGGAATAATTCTGACAGAAAAATAGGCAACCCTGGGATGACAATGGACTTCAGCCCAGCCATGCTCTGCTGCCCTGAATCCTACAGATTAACCCAGGTgaccttgtctctctctctctctctctagggcTGGTTGTGCGAACTGCTCCGCTGGAAGGAGAACCCCAGCCCAGAGAACCGCACCCTCTGGGAGAACCTCTGTACCATCCGTCGCTTCCTAAACCTTCCCCAGCATGAGAGGGATGTGATCTATGAGGAAGAGTCAAGACATCACCATAGCGAGCGCATGCAACATGTGGTCCAGCTTCCCCCTGAGCCAGTGCAGGTCAGCGTCCCCTTCCTCCCCTAACCTGAGCACAGCTTTTGATGCCAGCAACTGTCAAGGGTCAGAGGGGCACACCACACCACCTCCCATTGAAAGGTGTCTCATGCCATGTCTTCAACGACAGCGGACCCTGTTCTCACTGTGGGCACatcatgtgtgtgcatgagcgtgtgtgtgtgtgtatgtgcacacacgtgcacatgttcacttggagaaaaatgagtgagaGTCAAATCCAAAGGCAGCCGCTTTCCTGAGTGTCTTACTTGTGGGATTGTGAAACCAGAGCACTTGTGGAGGATTAAATCTCCCAATCAGAAAACATAGTTCATAGTTTCCATCATTTTCTACAGAAAAAACTCTGAAGTCGCTAATAAATTAATCTAAAATCCCTGAAGGAATGTTTGATTTGGCTGAGGAAAAGAAATATCCACAGGAGCTAGAGAATACCGTTGAACTAAACTGAATCTTTGAGATACATTACGATAGGTTCTTAGAATTTTAAGATGAGTGCTTGCTGGTTTTGGTTTCCTGTCTTTCAGAAATCTGTGTTCATTTGGGTTGCATGTTTTGTTTGGTTAGTGTTTGCTCTCATTGAGAGAAGTAGTATTTTTCTGAAAGCAATTGAGTTTAGCTTCTGGGTCTTGTATTAGTCTAAAATCAGTGACTTTCAGGAAGAAATATTAATTAGGTTAATATCCCAAATTTTGACCTCTGAGAGTTTGCCCTCAAATTTTTTGATAGGTTTTGAGATTTGTCACACTGTCCAATATCAGCAGTCCCAGCTACCACCAAAGAGGACCCTGCAGGGCTTCTGTCTGAACCTCCTTTTGTGTAGCAAGAAAGAAGCAGGAatcatgcatgtgtgcatgtgtgtgaagaATGGAAGAGAAGATGAGGAGAATGAAGGAAGGGTCGGGTGCATTTCTTGATCAAGATATCAAAGGAGAGGTAGTGAAGGACTTGGCAAAATGTTCTTCCCTGAGGTTTCCTTGTCTCCTTTCACTTCCATCTCATCCCACATGCCTGGGGGAGAAGCCAGAAGTCAACGGGTCCATTATATCACTTATCATCCACATACTGACATCTCAGTCAGTGCTTTCATGCTGTCATTGGTCAGTTTCCAAAGTCACAGAGTGAATTGCCCAAATGATTAGACTCATGAAATCATACAGCTAGAAGCAATCTTTTAACATGGTCACAGTGAACTCAGAGTGGGTGGGTGATAAGAGTACACAGCTAAGCGGTGGAGCCCACTGTCCTGGTCCTGGACTTGTGGTAAGGGCAACTCCTTTCCCAGAGGTGAGCCCCAGGACTTACCCTTCATAGCCCAccttcctgcttccctctcctGTCCTTTCCTGGCTGGGGCCTCATCCAAACACGAGGGCACCTTCCTACAGATAATTAGACAAACATGCTAAGTCACAAAGAGCAGTGtttttagattttgaaatttaGTAGAAATTAGTAGAATTAGTAGAATTTAAAGAGGGAGCTAGTACAGGTTTGTcaagtttctctttctttgtttctttaataaaacaaaaccttcctCTCCttatgttctgttttttgtttttttttttaagattatttatttatttatttatgagagacacagagagagagagaggggcagagacaggcagaaggagaagcaggctccatgcagggagcccaatgtgggactcagtccctggactgcaggatcgcgccctgagctgaaggcagatgctcaaccgctgagccacccaggtgtcccacatcaaGCTTTTCTTTTGGAGAAGACATTGATTTGAAAAATTTGAGGGGAGCTCCAAGTTACTATCCAtatcatttcctaaaataaaatactttttaatatcaACAAATTAATGAAAAGGATAGGCTGAGACAAAAGATCTTATAAACTATATAAATTCACTCAGAAGAAAAACTCACTGTcactcttgtttttcttgttttgatgtGAACTAGTCAAAACCTCTGTGTTGAACCAGTACAGGCAACGACTACCTTCAGCGAACCACCAACTTTGTGTGGACCTTGCATTCATGGTCCATCTTAATTCACCTAGGTGAAGTGGAAATAGAACAGGAATGAAAAACTGATTTATTGTAGACGTTTAGAGCATCCAAATTTTATCATAAGATGGTGACGAAGTTGGAAATTTAGAGAAGTTTGAGATAAAAATACTAAAACCGTTATAACTGAGGACCATCCTTCATTTGGATGATGGTCCCTCTacatttctttctccattctttgTTTAGAACTTCTCATCTCTATGAGGTCCCTATATGTAGGAAGCTAAGaggatttttaatatataatattctaacTGACCAGTTTGAGTAAAGTAAATCTTAGAGGCAGACTGCCAATTGATTTAtgagttttattatcttttatgttAGTATGTCAAAACAGAAGTATGTGCTAACAATATTTAATGGCTAAGAAAGAGTCtgcctataattttccttttcagttttaagTACTTCTTGGCTTTTAACATTCACTTCTGATATCACTGAGAGAATTCACTTATTTTATAAAAGGTTATCCTTATCACTCAGATCTTAGCCAAAGAGTTTACAAATAAGGTGATTTTCTCTACATTGGCTTTGCCTTGGCCATTGACCTTGATCCTATAACTACTGTGAAATTCTTCAATCtgttacctttctttcttttttttttttttttttacatcgtGCCTGTCTCAGTGACACTGCTTTGAAATGCTGCATTTGTCAGCAAAAagctttgaattaattttatattacagTCATGatatgagaaatgaagaaaaataaatggattgtTGTCAGAACTCTTGAGATTGGAGAATACAGTTGGCACAGCCTCTGCCACTTAGGAACGactgtattttaataaaagatcCCAAACTACTAAGAAGTGTCCGTAATTGTGCGAAAGTTAAGGCACTGAACTCAGGGTTAGGATTCATTTGTGCCCTTATATCAACTAAAATTTTAGGGAGATACAATTATTTACGTGTTGTAGAAATTTTACGTAGGGTAATACTAGTTTGATATTGTGATGTTTTGCCTAGGTAGGCAGGAAATGCACCATTTTTATAAAGTTGCTAAATGTAGGTGAAATCAGTGATTATGAAGAGCTGCTGATGTATGCAGCATGTTGAAAAGCATGCAGAAGTCCCCTCCACTTGTGGTTAATGGAGGGtcctatttaaatttctttaagtaGTTAGGGTATACTATTCCTCAGTTTTTCTGAAATGTTAAGGATATGAACCATTGTGCATAACTATGCAGCAGATTAATCTGTTGAATTCAAAGTCTGCATCGATGTACTACATAGAGGAAGAAGCTTCATAATCACCCCAGCCCCATTCAGTGTTTTCTGTGATCTGAGAAGTCCCTTAGAATCTGTACCTCTTTCCttaaggaagagaggaaagttttcttgccttttgtttGCAAATAGTTTATATATTGTTACATTGCCTGCAgttgtgtttctttatttttaaagctgcaAAGCGTTTTAAAAATTCAAGCCCTTAAACTTAAAA is a window encoding:
- the LOC144306121 gene encoding uncharacterized protein LOC144306121 isoform X6, with the translated sequence MCCKERTRRDYAEGELRWTMNARSTQSWWFAEGSRCLYWFNTEVLTSSHQNKKNKSDNLNKSPTELFQMFQTAIVSYRP
- the LOC144306121 gene encoding uncharacterized protein LOC144306121 isoform X3; this encodes MCCKERTRRDYAEGELRWTMNARSTQSWWFAEGSRCLYWFNTEVLTSSHQNKKNKSDNLNKSPTELFQMFQTGSFHQPIWDAYLFSQWGLLLACLGANERVRKCHVAA
- the LOC144306121 gene encoding uncharacterized protein LOC144306121 isoform X5 — protein: MCCKERTRRDYAEGELRWTMNARSTQSWWFAEGSRCLYWFNTEVLTSSHQNKKNKSDNLNKSPTELFQMFQTGTPMNESVSK
- the LOC144306121 gene encoding uncharacterized protein LOC144306121 isoform X4; protein product: MCCKERTRRDYAEGELRWTMNARSTQSWWFAEGSRCLYWFNTEVLTSSHQNKKNKSDNLNKSPTELFQMFQTDEVLRCPDLQEDSTCCSARGVNCIVGSCSLKGGR